CAGTACTAGCAGAAGGTATAGGGCTAACcgcaggcagctgctggccagTCATCCCTTGGACTACAGATTCCACCCCTTGTGCCTGCGGCTGTACAGGTAACAAGGTGTTTTGCTGAGCAATGACCATTTGCTGAGGAAGGCCTGAAGCGCTAGCCTGCAATCCCTGCTGCATTATTCCTGTCTGCACAGGCTGCACTACTTGTGAAGATGGAGGAGCAGCCGTTGACGGCATAACTGGAGGTGGAATTTGGTTTGCAGCAGATGGTGGTTGCACCACAGCGGCTACGCTTCCTTGCTGCCCAACATTCAGCATTTGACCACTGGTACCTACACCTGGTATCGCTGCTGGAGCATGTGCAACAGGCTGAGCCGGGGCAGCGGCTGGATGTGCTTGTACTGAAGGCTGCATGCTCTGTGCCTGGGCAACAGGAACCGGTTGCCCTGCTCCCACCCCTGTAGAACTAGGCTGCATGGCAGGGGCTGGAGTTTGAAGGATCTGCTGATGTTGAATGTAGTCTGGCATAGCCCCCGTAACGGAGTTTTGGTTCACCGGCTTAACGTGACCTGTGGCCATCTGCGTAGGAACTgtctgttgctgctgctgttgctgttgtcCATACtgcaactgctgctgctgtacaaCTGGCAAAGTCTGCGCCGGCTGAGAATACGGTAGCTGCTGTTGAGCCATACTTTGAATGGCAGGTTGCTGGTGGCCCAGGGATGGGGATACACCTAGGATATTAACTGGGGCTGGCTGAACCCCAGTAACAGTGGTTAGACTGGCCTGTGCAGGAGGTTGGACCCCTGGCTTCTGCTGTGGATAGTTTACTTCTTGAGAATGCAGCTGGACTTGTGCAAGCTGTGATTGAGAAACACTCTGTGGTATACTAGATGCTGGAATTGCCGGAGGAGCAGCGCTGCTAAAATCCATCTGCTGCGGACCCACACCTTGAAACGCTTGCTGCTGTACCACAGTAGGTGCTCCCATTTCTCCACTTCCCACACTTTCTGTATAGTGACTCAGTGTGCTTACATTGCTGCTAACAGAACTCCCACTGGTGCTCTCCCTTTCAGAAGTCACTTCAAGCGGGTTTTGTTTTATCGTCTCTACTGCTTTGTTTACTGCTACTCCTTCTGAAACCgcaacagtgttttctttatCATAGAATTCAGTGCATGTCCATCTACCTTTTTTGAAAGGTTCAGAACTAGAATCTAATTTTACAACCCTAAACCTTGACGTGCCAgatgcaggctgctgctggcttgATCCCACTGCCATTCCTGCAGCTGGATTAGGAACATTGTTAATGACACTAGAGGAAGCACTCGTACCATTGCCAACACCACTCAAGATACTCACATTAACATTGCTGCTAGTTCCAGACAAAGCATTTACGTTACCAGTACTCGTGATGTTGCTTAAATTTATAGTACCAAGCATGCTGCTTGCCACGCTAGAACTACCGCCACCCATATTATTTAAGGTACTAGTTCCAGTAGCAGGACTTACACCTAAATTGCCAGGAGTACTTGTAGTGCGGATATTAGACACGACAGGTGCTGGGGAACCAGTGGATGATGCAGCAGAAACTGGTGCAGTTGATATAACATTGTCAGAGCTTCCAGTTGTTGATAGTTTCCTAAACGATGGACTGGGCGGTGGTCCTCCAGAAATTGGGGCACTGCCCACCCCAGGATGTGATGGATGATGGTGTCCATGATGGTGGTGGTGAAGATGGTGGTGGTGATGAACGTGATGAGGGTGAACACTTCCATTGATCACAACACTCTGCTGTGGGTGATGAGGCAGAGGAGCATGCTGCTGAGGAATATGAGGCTGGTTAGGAGAAACAGCCCCTGGAGTCTCTGCCTCTTGGAAGTTATTTAAAGTCTCTTCAGAGGAGCTCCTCTCAGGTTCTCCCAAGTCAGTGGCCCTGGATAAAGAAACATCCAAGATTTCTGAAGACGACAGGTCTTCAGTGTGGGACTCATCCAGGTCATCGTAGCTTTCTGTATCTTCAGCTATGCTGTTATTAGAGCTCATGCTAGCTGATATCTGAGCAGGGGTCACACTGGTAATTTGGAagccacttttctttttcatttgagcTCCAGTCTGTGCAAGAGGCTGTGGCTGGAGCTGAGACTGCGAGAGGAGGTTCAGGCTTTGTGGAGGAGGGGGTGTCGGCTGTGGACCCGCTGATGAAGATGCTGCAGGAGATGGAGGCGGCGGCTGGACCAGCAAAGGCGGCTGATAATCCTCGGCGGAGAGGGCAGCGCTCCCAACGCCGGTACCTG
The DNA window shown above is from Haliaeetus albicilla chromosome 15, bHalAlb1.1, whole genome shotgun sequence and carries:
- the TSC22D1 gene encoding TSC22 domain family protein 1 isoform X2, with amino-acid sequence MAHPAMFPRRGSSSSSGSSCVTAPTAPGTGVGSAALSAEDYQPPLLVQPPPPSPAASSSAGPQPTPPPPQSLNLLSQSQLQPQPLAQTGAQMKKKSGFQITSVTPAQISASMSSNNSIAEDTESYDDLDESHTEDLSSSEILDVSLSRATDLGEPERSSSEETLNNFQEAETPGAVSPNQPHIPQQHAPLPHHPQQSVVINGSVHPHHVHHHHHLHHHHHGHHHPSHPGVGSAPISGGPPPSPSFRKLSTTGSSDNVISTAPVSAASSTGSPAPVVSNIRTTSTPGNLGVSPATGTSTLNNMGGGSSSVASSMLGTINLSNITSTGNVNALSGTSSNVNVSILSGVGNGTSASSSVINNVPNPAAGMAVGSSQQQPASGTSRFRVVKLDSSSEPFKKGRWTCTEFYDKENTVAVSEGVAVNKAVETIKQNPLEVTSERESTSGSSVSSNVSTLSHYTESVGSGEMGAPTVVQQQAFQGVGPQQMDFSSAAPPAIPASSIPQSVSQSQLAQVQLHSQEVNYPQQKPGVQPPAQASLTTVTGVQPAPVNILGVSPSLGHQQPAIQSMAQQQLPYSQPAQTLPVVQQQQLQYGQQQQQQQQTVPTQMATGHVKPVNQNSVTGAMPDYIQHQQILQTPAPAMQPSSTGVGAGQPVPVAQAQSMQPSVQAHPAAAPAQPVAHAPAAIPGVGTSGQMLNVGQQGSVAAVVQPPSAANQIPPPVMPSTAAPPSSQVVQPVQTGIMQQGLQASASGLPQQMVIAQQNTLLPVQPQAQGVESVVQGMTGQQLPAVSPIPSASTVPAPSQAGSAVPPGIPSASIGLGQPQSMAQAPAVQNGNLAQSVSQPPLISTSIGMPVAQSVPQQIPLSSTQFPAQSLAQSIVSQTEDGRRPTEPSLVGLPQAAGGESGVGASAVSDGGSSNVPSSASLFPLKVLPLTTPLGVDGEDESSSGASVVAIDNKIEQAMDLVKSHLMYAVREEVEVLKEQIKELIEKNSQLEQENTLLKTLASPEQLAQFQAQLQTGSPPSSSQSQGTTQQPAQPASQGSGPSA
- the TSC22D1 gene encoding TSC22 domain family protein 1 isoform X3 encodes the protein MAHPAMFPRRGSSSSSGSSCVTAPTAPGTGVGSAALSAEDYQPPLLVQPPPPSPAASSSAGPQPTPPPPQSLNLLSQSQLQPQPLAQTGAQMKKKSGFQITSVTPAQISASMSSNNSIAEDTESYDDLDESHTEDLSSSEILDVSLSRATDLGEPERSSSEETLNNFQEAETPGAVSPNQPHIPQQHAPLPHHPQQSVVINGSVHPHHVHHHHHLHHHHHGHHHPSHPGVGSAPISGGPPPSPSFRKLSTTGSSDNVISTAPVSAASSTGSPAPVVSNIRTTSTPGNLGVSPATGTSTLNNMGGGSSSVASSMLGTINLSNITSTGNVNALSGTSSNVNVSILSGVGNGTSASSSVINNVPNPAAGMAVGSSQQQPASGTSRFRVVKLDSSSEPFKKGRWTCTEFYDKENTVAVSEGVAVNKAVETIKQNPLEVTSERESTSGSSVSSNVSTLSHYTESVGSGEMGAPTVVQQQAFQGVGPQQMDFSSAAPPAIPASSIPQSVSQSQLAQVQLHSQEVNYPQQKPGVQPPAQASLTTVTGVQPAPVNILGVSPSLGHQQPAIQSMAQQQLPYSQPAQTLPVVQQQQLQYGQQQQQQQQTVPTQMATGHVKPVNQNSVTGAMPDYIQHQQILQTPAPAMQPSSTGVGAGQPVPVAQAQSMQPSVQAHPAAAPAQPVAHAPAAIPGVGTSGQMLNVGQQGSVAAVVQPPSAANQIPPPVMPSTAAPPSSQVVQPVQTGIMQQGLQASASGLPQQMVIAQQNTLLPVQPQAQGVESVVQGMTGQQLPAVSPIPSASTVPAPSQAGSAVPPGIPSASIGLGQPQSMAQAPAVQNGNLAQSVSQPPLISTSIGMPVAQSVPQQIPLSSTQFPAQSLAQSIVSQTEDGRRPTEPSLVGLPQAAGGESGVGASAVSDGGSSNVPSSASLFPLKVLPLTTPLGVDGEDER
- the TSC22D1 gene encoding TSC22 domain family protein 1 isoform X1, with the translated sequence MHQPDSAADISARKMAHPAMFPRRGSSSSSGSSCVTAPTAPGTGVGSAALSAEDYQPPLLVQPPPPSPAASSSAGPQPTPPPPQSLNLLSQSQLQPQPLAQTGAQMKKKSGFQITSVTPAQISASMSSNNSIAEDTESYDDLDESHTEDLSSSEILDVSLSRATDLGEPERSSSEETLNNFQEAETPGAVSPNQPHIPQQHAPLPHHPQQSVVINGSVHPHHVHHHHHLHHHHHGHHHPSHPGVGSAPISGGPPPSPSFRKLSTTGSSDNVISTAPVSAASSTGSPAPVVSNIRTTSTPGNLGVSPATGTSTLNNMGGGSSSVASSMLGTINLSNITSTGNVNALSGTSSNVNVSILSGVGNGTSASSSVINNVPNPAAGMAVGSSQQQPASGTSRFRVVKLDSSSEPFKKGRWTCTEFYDKENTVAVSEGVAVNKAVETIKQNPLEVTSERESTSGSSVSSNVSTLSHYTESVGSGEMGAPTVVQQQAFQGVGPQQMDFSSAAPPAIPASSIPQSVSQSQLAQVQLHSQEVNYPQQKPGVQPPAQASLTTVTGVQPAPVNILGVSPSLGHQQPAIQSMAQQQLPYSQPAQTLPVVQQQQLQYGQQQQQQQQTVPTQMATGHVKPVNQNSVTGAMPDYIQHQQILQTPAPAMQPSSTGVGAGQPVPVAQAQSMQPSVQAHPAAAPAQPVAHAPAAIPGVGTSGQMLNVGQQGSVAAVVQPPSAANQIPPPVMPSTAAPPSSQVVQPVQTGIMQQGLQASASGLPQQMVIAQQNTLLPVQPQAQGVESVVQGMTGQQLPAVSPIPSASTVPAPSQAGSAVPPGIPSASIGLGQPQSMAQAPAVQNGNLAQSVSQPPLISTSIGMPVAQSVPQQIPLSSTQFPAQSLAQSIVSQTEDGRRPTEPSLVGLPQAAGGESGVGASAVSDGGSSNVPSSASLFPLKVLPLTTPLGVDGEDESSSGASVVAIDNKIEQAMDLVKSHLMYAVREEVEVLKEQIKELIEKNSQLEQENTLLKTLASPEQLAQFQAQLQTGSPPSSSQSQGTTQQPAQPASQGSGPSA